TACGAGATGGCCAGTGTGACCAGGACGAGCCCGAGGACGGGCGCGATGGCCCGCGGCACGCCCCAGCCTTCGAGCACGGGCGTGAGCTGCGCGCCGAGCCGGTCGGCGCCGAACGCGGCCGACAACATGGTGGCCACGGTCACGCCGATCTGCACGGCGGACAGGAACCGGTTGGGATCGCGGGCGAGCTTGGCCACGCGCTCGCCGCGCCGGCCGCGCTCGGCGAGCTTGCGGATCTGACTCTCGCGCAGGGAGACCATCGCCAGCTCGGCGGCGGCGAAGAACCCCCCGATCAGAATGAACAGCAGGACCAGGGCGATGTTGGCCGCGACGGTGTCAAACATGGTGGTTGGCAGCGTATACGGCAGCTTTCCCGCGTATGCTGAACGGCAAGCCTTACAAAATCAAACATATTTGAACAGGAGTCCACATGAGATTGCTGGTCACCGGTGGAGCGGGGTATGTCGGCAGCGTTGTCGCGGCCCAACTCGTCGAGGCGGGACACGAGGTGACCGTACTCGACGACCTGTCGACCGGGCATCAGGACGCGGTGCCGGAGGGCGCCCGCTTCGTGCGCGCGGACATCGCCGAGGCCGGCGACGCGCTCGACGGCATGGACGCGGTGCTGCACTTCGCGGCCAAGTCGCTGGTCGGCGAGTCGGTGGAGAAGCCGGACCTCTACTGGGCGAACAACCTCGGCGGCACGCTGGCGCTGCTGGAGGCCATGCGGGACAAGGGCGTCGGCCGGATCGTGTTCTCCTCGACGGCGGCGACGTACGGGGAGCCGGAGCGCTCACCCATCGAGGAGAGCGACCCGACGCGCCCGACCAACCCCTACGGCGCCACCAAGCTCGCCGTCGACACCGCGCTGACCGCCTTCGCGCGCCTGCGCGGCCTCGGCGCGGTCAGCCTGCGCTACTTCAACGTGGCCGGCGCCTACGGCCGCTTCCGCGAGCGCCACACGGTCGAGACCCACCTCATCCCGAACGTGCTCAAGGTCGCCACCGGCGAGCGCGACGCGGTGAACGTCTTCGGCACCGACTACCCGACTCCCGACGGCACCTGCGTCCGCGACTACGTGCACGTCACCGACCTGTCGCGGGCCCACCTGCTGGCGCTGGAGGCGATCACGCCCGGCGAGCACAAGATCTACAACCTAGGCAGCGGGTCCGGCTTCAGCGTGCGGGAGGTGATCTCGGTCTGCCGCGAGGTCACGGGGCACGAGATCCCGGCGGTCGTCGCGGAGCGGCGGGCGGGCGACCCGGCCGTGCTGGTGGCCTCGTCCGCGAAGATCCAGCGCGAGCTGGGCTGGAAGGCCGACCGGCCGGCGCTGCGCGACATCGTCTCCGACGCCTGGGCGGCGCTTTCCACCGAATGACCCACATGGGTACGGGATCTGTGCTGTAGTACCCAAACGTGAAGAGCTTTTCACCAAGGGTCACGAAGCTGATCTTTGGCGCTCTCATCGTGGGAGCCAGCCTGCTCGCCGCCGCCGGGGTGGTGTTCGCCACCCCGAAGGCGACGCCGGGCGGCCCGCGGGCGACCTGTCCCGCGCAGAGCGGCGGCGCGATCCCGCGCTAGGGACGCTCCCGGCGCGGGAACGCCCCCCGCCGCGAACGGCGAGGGGCGTGACGTTCCCCGGCCCGACCGGGACCGGCCGTCCGGCCCGGCTCAGATGAGGCCGAGCTCCTTGACGGCGGAGCGCTCCTCCTCCAGCTCGCGCACGCTGGCGTCGATGCGCTCGCGCGAGAAGGCGTCGATCTCCAGCCCCTGGATGATCTCGAACCGGCCGCCGGCCGCGCGGACCGGGAACGACGAGATGAGACCCTCGGGCACGCCGTAGGAGCCGTCGGAGACGACCGCGGCGGAGGTCCAGTCGGTGCCGTTGACCCAGTCGTACACGTGGTCGATCGCGGCGTTGGCGGCCGAGGCGGCCGAGGAGGCGCCGCGCGCCTCGATGATGGCCGCGCCGCGCTTGGCGACGGTCGGGATGAAGGTGTCCTTCAGCCACTCCTGGTCGACCTGCTCGGCCGCGATCTTGCCGCCGACCTCGGCGTGGAACAGGTCGGGGTACTGGGTGGCGGAGTGGTTGCCCCAGATCGTCATCTTCCTGATCTCGGTGACCGGCACCTGGAGCTTGGCCGCGAGCTGCGACAGCGCGCGGTTGTGGTCGAGGCGGGTCATCGCGGTGAACCGCTCGGCCGGCACGTCGGGGGCGTGCTGCTGGGCGATGAGCGCGTTGGTGTTGGCCGGGTTGCCCACCACCAGGACGCGGATGTCGTCGGCGGCGTGGTCGTTGATCGCCTTGCCCTGCGGGCCGAAGATGCCGCCGTTGGCGCCGAGCAGGTCGCCGCGCTCCATGCCGGCCTTGCGCGGCATGGCGCCGACCAGCAGCGCGACGTTGGCCCCGTCGAACGCGACGTCGGGGCTGTCGGTGATCTCGATCCCGGACAGCAGCGGGAACGCGCAGTCGTCCAGCTCCATCGCGGTGCCCTCGGCGGCCTTCACGGCGGCCGGGATCTCCAGCAGGCTGAGCTTGACCGGCACGTCGGCGCCGAGCAGCTGCCCCGACGCGATGCGGAACAGCAGTGCGTAGCCGATCTGGCCGGCGGCTCCGGTGACGGTCACCTTGACGGGCGCAGTGGCTGACGACGCCATGGCCTATCCCCTAACTCGCAGCGGAATGTTTGTCTGACGTTCGGGATGTTACCCGCTCGTCATCCGCAGGCTTCCATCGCGGGTTGCCCAAGCTCGGGTTCGAAGTCCACCTTGCCGAAATAGCGGGTCAGGAGGTCCTTCATCGCGCCGGTGCGGTAGAGGTCGGCGATGATGCCGTTGACCGCCTTGCAGGTGGCGGCGTCGCCGGGGCGGATGCCGACGCCGTAGCGCTCGTTGCTGAGCTTGGCGCCCAGGATCTTGTAGCGCTGGGGCTCCCGGTCGGCGAAGCCGGCCAGGATCAGGTCCTCGCCCGGCACCGCGTCCACCTTGTCGGAGCGCAGGTAGTCCATGCACTCGGCGTAGTTGTCCGCCACGACGGGCTTGACCTTCACGCGGTCCTGGACCTCGCCCACGGACGGGCTGTTGGGGGCGCACACCCGCTTGCCCGTCAGGTCGCCGAGCTTGTCGATGCCGCTGCCCGACCGGACCAGGATGTCGCGGTGCGCCAGGTAGTAGGGGCCGGCGAAGGCGCCGCGGTCTCGTTCGATCACGTACGTCGCCACGACCAGGTCGAGCTTGCCCTGGGCCAGCCCGGTCGGCCGGTCGTCCCTGCTGACCCGGACGAACGAGGTCTCCTTGGCGCCGAGCCCGGCCGCGAGCCGCCTGGCCAGCTCGATGTCGAAGCCGTCGAAGGCGTCGCCGTTCTGCAGCCCGACGCCCGGCAGGTCGCCCTTGACGCCGATGACGATCTTGCCGGTGGTGGCGACCTTGTCCACCACCGAGGCGAACGACGGCCCCTCGACCGGCGTCCTCGTCGGCGTGACCGGCTGCCGGAAGGCCAGCGGCCAGCCGTTCATGGCGGCGGTCATCGCGGCGGCGGCGACCAGCGTCAGCACCGCGCCGAAGGCCAGCCAGAGCCGCAGCCGGCGGCGGCGCGGCGGCGCGGGCTCGCCGGGCACGGGGTACGGGGACGGCGCGGACTCGGCCGGGCCGCCGTCGACCGGCTCCGCGCCCGGCGCGGCCGAGATCGCCAGCGGCCCCTGCCCGGCGCCGCCCCGCGCGCCCTGGCCGGTGGTGGAGCGGGAGCCCGGGCCGGTGGTGGAGTGAGCGCCCGGGCCGGTGGTGGAGTGAGCGCCCGGGCCGGTGGTCGAGTGGGAGCCGGAGGCGGCGGTGGCGTGGGCCCGCCCGCCGGTGGTGTCGCGCGCGTCCTCGGCCGCCGGCCCGAGCTGCCCCGCCCGGTCGTGCTCGGCGGACGTCCCCCGCTCGGCCTGGGCGAGGGAGGAGGCCGTGCCGCCCTGGTGGGTCGGCAGGTCGGTGACGGACTTCGCCGACACCCGGCTGAACGGCGTGGTGTCGTCGGTGGCGACCTGCGCGCCGCGCGTGAGCACCGCGGTGGAGGCGCCCACGTTGGTGGACTGCCCGAGCAGCCGCAGCAGGATCTGGTCGGCCGAGGGCCGCTCGGCGGCCGCCTTGGACAGCGCGGCGGCCACCACCCCGCGCAGCGGCTCCGGCAGCATGCCGACGTCCACCTCGTGGTTGAGGATGCGGTTGAGCACCGTCGCGATGGACTTGCCCTCGAAGGCGGTCTTGCCGGTCGCCGCGAAGGCGATGGTCGCGCCCCACGAGAAGACGTCGGTGTAGGGGCCGATGTCGTCGCCGGCGATCTGCTCGGGGGCCATGTAGGCGGGCGTGCCGATGGCCCGGCTGGTGATCGTGCCGGTGGAGTCGATGATGCGGGCGATGCCGAAGTCGACCACGCGCGGGCCGTCGGCGGCGATGAGCACGTTGTCCGGTTTGAAGTCGCGGTGCACGATCTGGGCGTGGTGGATGGCGGTGAGCGCGGTGGCGGTGCCGATCGCCAGCCGGTCGAGCGGCGTGCCGGACAGCGGCCCGTCGGTCTCGACGACCTCGCGCAGTGACCGGCCGTCGATGTACTCGCTGGCGATGTACGGCGTGTCGCCGTCGAGATCGGCCTCCATCACCCGCGCCGTGCAGAACGACGCCACCCGCTGCGCCGCCTTCAGCTCGCGGGCGAAACGCGAGCGGGCGATCGTGTCGCCGGAGAACTTCACGTGCAGCAGCTTGATCGCGGCTCGCTCGCCCTCGTCGTTGACGCCCAGGTAGACGATGCCTTGGCCGCCTTCGCCGACGCGTCCGGACAGCCGGAACGACCCCAGCTGAGTGGGATCGCCGGCCATCAGCGGCGCGATCTGCGGCATTCGTCTGTCCCCACGTTGACTCAAGCCCAACGAGGCAAACTTTACGACGCCCGGCAACTTCACAGGGAAGCGTTAACCGTTCGTGACGTCACGGTTTGCCGCAGCTTGTCACAAAAACGGGCATTCTACCGAGTAAGCAAACCCTTGCATCGAGGCCACTTCCCGGCCAGGCTCGGGATCATGGAGCGTCCCTACGACATCGTGCTCTTCGGCGCCACCGGCTTCACCGGGGCGCTGACCGCCGCGTACCTGGCCTCGGCCGCGCCGCCCGGCACGCGCTGGGCGGTGGCCGGGCGCGACCGGGCCAAGCTGGAGCGACTGGGGCTCGGCGTGCCCGTCCTGCTCGCCGACGCGGCCGACCGCGCCGCGCTCGCCGACCTCGCGGCGCGCACCCGTGTCCTCGCCACCACGGTCGGCCCGTACATCACGCACGGCGGGCCCCTGGTGGCCGCCTGCGCCGAGGCCGGCACCCACTACGTGGACCTGACCGGCGAGCCCGAGTTCGTCGACCGCACGTACCTGCTGCACCACGACCTGGCGGCCCGCACCGGGGCCAAGCTCGTGCACGCCTGCGGCTTCGACTCCGTCCCGTGGGACCTCGGCGTGCTGCACACGGTCGGCAAGCTGCCCGAGGGCGTCCCGCTGACCGTCAGCGGCTTCCTGCGGGTGAACGGCCGGCCGTCCGGCGGCACGCTGTCCACCGTCCTCACCGTCGCGGGCCGGGCCAGGCAGGCGGCCGAGGCCGCGGCACGCCGCCGGGCCGTCGAGCCGCGCCCCAAGGGCCGCCGGATCAGCTCCCGTCCCGGCGGGCCGCGGTACGTGGGCGGCTGGGCGCTACCGATGCCCACGCTCGACCCGCTCATCGTCGGCCGCTCGGCCCGCCTGCTCGACCGCTACGGCCCGGACTTCACCTACCGCCAGCACTTCGCGGTCCGCACCCTGCCGCGGGCCCTGGCGGTGGCGGGCGGCGCGGGGGCCCTCGCGGCCGCGGCGACGCTCCCGCCGGTCCGCGGCCTCCTCCGCGGCCGGCTGCGTCCCGGCGCGGGCCCGTCGCCGGAGCAGCGGGCCAGGAGCTGGTTCCGGGTGACGTTCCTCGGCGAGGGCGGGGGCGAGCGCGTGGTCACGGAGGTCGCGGGCGGCGACCCCGGCTACGACGAGACCGCCAAGATGCTCGGCGAGTCGGCCCTCTGCCTGGCCTTCGACGACCTGCCGGACCGCGCGGGCCAGCTCACCACGGCTGCCGCGATGGGCCAGGCCCTCATCGACCGCCTGGTGCGCGCGGGCATCACCTTCAGCACCCGGTCCTGACGAGGGCCTGGCGTCACCCGCACGGCAGCCGCTGCCGCTCCTCCGGGGCGGCCGGCAGCTCCGCCTCCGTGGGCCCGAGCCAGGTCTCCGCCTCGACCACCAGCGTCACTCCGCGCTCCGCGACCGCCGGGCAGTCCACGACCGACAGCGTGACCTCCAGCGTCAGCGAGGAGCCGGGGCCGACGGTCTCCGGGAGCCGGCCCGGCGCGCCGGCGCTCTCCAGCTCGTAGGCGTCGTCGCGCGGCACGGCGACGCCGGTGACCGTGAGGGGGAGCCAGCCGTCGTTGACGACGACGCGGGTGACGGTGAGCCGCAGCGCCTCGGGCCGGCCGAACGCGTCCCTGATCACGTCCGTGCCGGGGATGCCGTCGCGGTCCACCCGCAGGCGGGGCGTGACCGCGCCGCTCACCCAGACCGCGGCCACCAGCGCCAGCGCGAGCCCGGCCAGGAACCAGCGACCATAGGCGAATCCACGCGTCATTCCCGCGCCGTGATCCAGCCGCAACCACACATCGTCGGAAATCACACCAGCCCCTCCGCTCAGCGAAGCGGCATTCTGCTACTTTTCCGGGCGTGGCGAAAGACATTTATCGGTGTTAGTCGGATTAGTCATTCTTTGCGGGGTCGTGATCCCGATAGCGGGCGCGTCGGCGAACTCCCCGCTGCACCGCAAGGACGCCGAGCGGTACGCCCGCCGCCAATCGGCGCTCATCACCCCCGCCAACGGCACCGCCATTCTGCGCTACCTCCAGGTCACCCGGCGATGGCGGTGGATGGGCGCCGCCGGGGGCCTGGCGCTGCTGCCGCTCGCCGGCGCCCCCGGGTCGTCGTCCCTGGGCCCCTACCTCCCGCTCACGGGCTGGCTGCTCGGCGCCCTGGCCGGCGAGCTCGCGCTCGGCCGGCACCGCTCGGGGCGGCGGAGGCCGCTGGGCCTGCGGATCCTCCCTCCGGTGCTCACCGTGACCTGGACGAGCTGCGCCCTCTTCGCCTGCGGCACCGCCGTGAGCGCCCTTGTGGCGGCGCCGGGGTCCTGGCCGGCGGCGGTGGCGGCGCTCGTCGTCGTGGCCGCCGTGCAGGCGACCGTGCGCGGCCTTCACAGGTGGCCGGTGCCGCAGGGGCCGGCGGACCTGGTCGGGGCCGAGCTGGGCACGCGGTCCAGGTCCGCGCGCTCGATGGTCGCGGCGGGGTCGGCCGTGGCCGTGTGGACCTCGGCGTACGCGAGCCCTGACCGGACGCCCCCGGAGCTCTGGCTGCTGGCCGGCGGCCTGCTGCCGGTCCTCGGCTGGATCATGAGCGCGGTCCCTCACCAGGTACGGACGTCGGCCAGGAGGTCGGCGTGGCGGCCCGTCGCCACGGGCCTGGCGCTGGGCGGCGCCGCGCTGGCCACCACCCTGGCCTTCGGCCCGCTGGACGCCCTCCCCCGCGTCGCCGGGCCGCGCCCCGCCGCGCACCTCGCGCAGGCCGTCCCCTTCGCCCGCGTGCTGAACGGCAGATGGACCCTGATCACCGGCGGCCAGGCGTTCCGGATGAACCGGGCGGCCAACGCCGTGCCCGGCGCGCACCATCGCGCGCCCTTCGCCTTCAGCGGCGACGGGCGCACCGTCGTCTACCTGGACGACGCCACCCACAGCCTGGTCGTGCACGGCCTGGCGACGCCCGAACCGCCGCGCGCGCTCACCGGCCCGCTGACCGGCCTCGCCCCGCCCGAGGTGATGCTGTCACGCGACGGCCGGCAAGCGGTCGTCGGCACGAAGCCGACCGGCGCGAAGCTGATCGGCACGAAGCTGATCGACACG
The Actinomadura luzonensis genome window above contains:
- the galE gene encoding UDP-glucose 4-epimerase GalE; its protein translation is MRLLVTGGAGYVGSVVAAQLVEAGHEVTVLDDLSTGHQDAVPEGARFVRADIAEAGDALDGMDAVLHFAAKSLVGESVEKPDLYWANNLGGTLALLEAMRDKGVGRIVFSSTAATYGEPERSPIEESDPTRPTNPYGATKLAVDTALTAFARLRGLGAVSLRYFNVAGAYGRFRERHTVETHLIPNVLKVATGERDAVNVFGTDYPTPDGTCVRDYVHVTDLSRAHLLALEAITPGEHKIYNLGSGSGFSVREVISVCREVTGHEIPAVVAERRAGDPAVLVASSAKIQRELGWKADRPALRDIVSDAWAALSTE
- a CDS encoding malate dehydrogenase: MASSATAPVKVTVTGAAGQIGYALLFRIASGQLLGADVPVKLSLLEIPAAVKAAEGTAMELDDCAFPLLSGIEITDSPDVAFDGANVALLVGAMPRKAGMERGDLLGANGGIFGPQGKAINDHAADDIRVLVVGNPANTNALIAQQHAPDVPAERFTAMTRLDHNRALSQLAAKLQVPVTEIRKMTIWGNHSATQYPDLFHAEVGGKIAAEQVDQEWLKDTFIPTVAKRGAAIIEARGASSAASAANAAIDHVYDWVNGTDWTSAAVVSDGSYGVPEGLISSFPVRAAGGRFEIIQGLEIDAFSRERIDASVRELEEERSAVKELGLI
- a CDS encoding serine/threonine-protein kinase, whose protein sequence is MPQIAPLMAGDPTQLGSFRLSGRVGEGGQGIVYLGVNDEGERAAIKLLHVKFSGDTIARSRFARELKAAQRVASFCTARVMEADLDGDTPYIASEYIDGRSLREVVETDGPLSGTPLDRLAIGTATALTAIHHAQIVHRDFKPDNVLIAADGPRVVDFGIARIIDSTGTITSRAIGTPAYMAPEQIAGDDIGPYTDVFSWGATIAFAATGKTAFEGKSIATVLNRILNHEVDVGMLPEPLRGVVAAALSKAAAERPSADQILLRLLGQSTNVGASTAVLTRGAQVATDDTTPFSRVSAKSVTDLPTHQGGTASSLAQAERGTSAEHDRAGQLGPAAEDARDTTGGRAHATAASGSHSTTGPGAHSTTGPGAHSTTGPGSRSTTGQGARGGAGQGPLAISAAPGAEPVDGGPAESAPSPYPVPGEPAPPRRRRLRLWLAFGAVLTLVAAAAMTAAMNGWPLAFRQPVTPTRTPVEGPSFASVVDKVATTGKIVIGVKGDLPGVGLQNGDAFDGFDIELARRLAAGLGAKETSFVRVSRDDRPTGLAQGKLDLVVATYVIERDRGAFAGPYYLAHRDILVRSGSGIDKLGDLTGKRVCAPNSPSVGEVQDRVKVKPVVADNYAECMDYLRSDKVDAVPGEDLILAGFADREPQRYKILGAKLSNERYGVGIRPGDAATCKAVNGIIADLYRTGAMKDLLTRYFGKVDFEPELGQPAMEACG
- a CDS encoding saccharopine dehydrogenase family protein, whose protein sequence is MERPYDIVLFGATGFTGALTAAYLASAAPPGTRWAVAGRDRAKLERLGLGVPVLLADAADRAALADLAARTRVLATTVGPYITHGGPLVAACAEAGTHYVDLTGEPEFVDRTYLLHHDLAARTGAKLVHACGFDSVPWDLGVLHTVGKLPEGVPLTVSGFLRVNGRPSGGTLSTVLTVAGRARQAAEAAARRRAVEPRPKGRRISSRPGGPRYVGGWALPMPTLDPLIVGRSARLLDRYGPDFTYRQHFAVRTLPRALAVAGGAGALAAAATLPPVRGLLRGRLRPGAGPSPEQRARSWFRVTFLGEGGGERVVTEVAGGDPGYDETAKMLGESALCLAFDDLPDRAGQLTTAAAMGQALIDRLVRAGITFSTRS